DNA sequence from the Fibrobacterota bacterium genome:
GATGGTCGATCCCACGAACTTGAACCCGCGTTTGCGCAAATCCGCGCTGAGCGCGTCCGACTCGGGGCTGGTGGCGACGAAATCGCCCTTTCCCTTGAGCTTGTTCACCTTGGGCTTACCGCCCACGAATCCCCAGATATATTCGCTGAAGGTCCCGAATTCCTTCTGCACTTGCAGGAAGAGGCGGGCATTATGCACGGCCGCTTCGATTTTGGCCCGGTTGCGGATGAGGCCGGGATCGAGCAGCATCTTCTCGATTTTGGCGGGAGTGAAACGGGCCACCTTCACCGGATCGAAGCCGGCGAAGGCCTTGCGATAGTTCTCCCGCTTGCGCAGCACGGTATACCAGGAGAGCCCGGCCTGGGCGGCCTCCAAGGTCAGGAATTCGAATATGCGACGATCATCACGGACGGGAACGCCCCATTCCTCGTCATGGTAGGCGAGGTAATCGGGCTTATCGAGGTCGACCCAGGGGCAGCGGAGGACGGGTTTGGATTTCGGCATGGCAGGAAAGATAGCGAGAAGGTCAGAAGGCTTTGCCGTAAGGCGATGCAGCGGCGACCATGCAGGTCAGCAACAGGACCAGGCTCCACCATCCCAGCGATCCCAGCCGGGCGGCCGCCAACCAATGCCGATCGGCGGACGGTCCGGAGACGAGCGCCATGCGCAGGCGCCATACGCTCAATGCGCCGGTGAAGATGAAAGCGGCGCACATGGGCCAAACCCCTCCCCATAGGGGAAGCAACCAGAAAGGCGGAACGCTGCCGTCGGAAGGGCGGAAGGGGGAGTTCCAGGCGAACCGCTGGGCCGCGACTGCATAGGCCAACGCGAAAGCGCACAATGCGCCCGCCAGGCTCCAGAACAGGAGCCGTTCCTGCTTCCAAAGCCCTTCCACGAAGGCTGGGTTCTTGCCCCCGAAAACCACTTCGAAATAGCCCGCGCGTTCCCGTTCCAGGCGCAATTGCCGGCCATGGGCCTTGGCGGCGGCCAGGAACAATGCGAAACTGCCTGCCCATTCGAGGGCCGGACCGGCGAAGACCATAGGCGATATCATATACGCGCCGGGCGCGACTGGCTGCGGGAATATCCGCCCGTATCCGAGGCCCGGCGGTTTCAAGATATTTTTCCCCACCCTCCGCGAAAACCGTATCTTCCGCTCGTGCCCATGTGGGGCATGTCGCCCCACCCTAACCAAGGAGTTCCTATGCAAAGAGCGCTGTTGTTCGCGTTATCCGCGACCCTGATCGGGTTCACCGGATGCAACAAGTCGTCGCGGGAGAAGGCCTCGGAGAAATCGGCGGATGTGCGCCAGGATGCCGACAAGGCCATGCAAGAGGTTAAGGATAACGCGCAGAAAGCGGCCGACAAAGTCGAGAAGGACGCGAAGCAGGCCGTAGGCGAGATCAAGGAAAATGCCGCCGACGCGCGGGAGAAGATCGCCAACGAGGCCAGC
Encoded proteins:
- a CDS encoding DNA-3-methyladenine glycosylase I yields the protein MPKSKPVLRCPWVDLDKPDYLAYHDEEWGVPVRDDRRIFEFLTLEAAQAGLSWYTVLRKRENYRKAFAGFDPVKVARFTPAKIEKMLLDPGLIRNRAKIEAAVHNARLFLQVQKEFGTFSEYIWGFVGGKPKVNKLKGKGDFVATSPESDALSADLRKRGFKFVGSTIVYAHMQATGMVNDHIVGCFRHKQV